The Sabethes cyaneus chromosome 3, idSabCyanKW18_F2, whole genome shotgun sequence DNA window CCACAATTCTATTCTACATTCTAGtttaattcataaattaacacAATATGATTGGCAACTCGACAGATAGAATAGCATTAAAGCAATAGTTATTCCTACCTTAACATGACCGATCTGAGTGATCAAGCGGAAGCTGAAAAAGTAGGCGAAAATTTCCGAAATATGATTGATGACTGAAGCGACGCCAAATAACGTTGGTGATCCACCGTAATCCTGGAGATGCCAGAAGAGAAATGTGAAAATCAGTCCAATACCGAATCCCATGAACCATGCCACAAATAGGAATGATGCGCATTTTAAATCCTTGAACTGTTTTAACACCGTAACCCATTCAGGCATTTCACGTGTCGTCTGCGCGAAGATCTTAGTCTGAAATTCCATCTTAGTAAGTGTTGTTATTAGATCGGTTTAATGTTTAGCACTCACTTGTGCACCTAGTGCCTGAGGAGGAGGAGCAGCACTAGACATACCTCCACCGCTGGCAGCTAACGCAGGAAGCTGTAATTGTTCCGCTAATTGGTTCTGCATTCTTTCTTCCTCTGTAGGTTCCTGAGCAATTTTGATGACTTGAGGCTCTGGAGGTTCCTGTCGATTATAAATGTTAATCCAGTATAGTTTAAATATTCAAGACCAATCTAATTTACCGAAAAGTCGTATTTGAACGTAATTTGTGTAGCGGAAATAAGTGCTGCACCCATCAGCACGGAAAATGTTGCAAAGCATATCGAGtagtttttctcttgtttttccgGCCCACAGGGATGGTCCGGAAACGCTGTCGAATGATCTAAGGCTATACCCACGAAAAACATTGCCAAACCCCAGCCAAGGGAACCAAACATACGCTGGTGACCGTAACGATCAGCATCTTCGCCGAGAATAGTGATGACAGCTGAATCGGCCAATGTAATCGCGGGAGCGCTGAAGAATTCTCCAATCACAACAAGCAGCAGTAGCAAAAAGAATGCTTTTTGAATATcctaaaaatagtaattttagaACCAGTTTGATATAAACTTTTTGAGCAAATGTTTCTACCGCAGTTCTGTACACAATAGATGAAAAGAGTGGAGATACCCAGTCACCATGTAAACGTTCGTTGAAGTTGTTGGCATAACTAACGCCTAAGGGAGATTGGCCAGCTGCCGCAAATGGTCGAGCCGCGCGTTCAACTCTACATACAAGTAAAATGGAGGGGAATTATTCAATCGTTTAATAAGCAAACTTTAACTATTGTTACCTGGAAAAATGAGCATCTGGTTCTGTGTACTTTCCGAATGATACTTCCTCAAGCATGCTTTCATCAATAGAACGTTTCAGAATTCGAGGGACTTGCGGTGTTCTTAGCTCAAAGtcagtagcattttttctctcaATACAACTGGTAGCTGGGGGTTGGATGAAGCCAAGTGGTAGGGTAAAAAGTATCCACGCAGATAACGAAGCCAGTAGcaacatttttccttttttgcacCTAGAAAAAGAAACGTGTGTCAGCTAATAGTTTGTAATTTTCGTTTGTTATAATGCAGAAATATCTTAACCTATTATAAATTATAAGCCTTAGCGTTAGATTATAATCTAACGTATGTTTTGTCTTATTATTTACTCCGTTTCACAACTACCCCTTACTAAAAGATTAGTTCTACACTTTTGATTGTTGAATACACGCGATGTATGGAGAAATAACAAACCGAACTCCTGTCTCTCTAGCAGGTTAAAGCCGGGGTGATGCGTGCCGtatcattgtactcggtcctcgGATACTCGCCGCTAATTCGTTCAGCAACTTGATactcgcaagtcagcttcaatctAGTCGAACCATCTAGTACGTTGGGCTCTCTATTTCTGCCGCCGGCACggcgttcttgaagagaacggatttcgttgcacagtcgtccggcatcctagcGATGTGGCCaacccaccgtagtctctcaaTTTACATCAG harbors:
- the LOC128743493 gene encoding major facilitator superfamily domain-containing protein 6, producing the protein MQPFSNNEYGGNEYGNYGQQQQNIPMQSAGVARPMVDPEAMGEVDPTLYPQAKESTHKIRGKSDILEMLCGSVDQELLPVKTFYFFFYAAFGSLFPLMGVYFKQMGMNPGQCGLLIGTRPFVEFLSAPFWGSYADRCKKGKMLLLASLSAWILFTLPLGFIQPPATSCIERKNATDFELRTPQVPRILKRSIDESMLEEVSFGKYTEPDAHFSRVERAARPFAAAGQSPLGVSYANNFNERLHGDWVSPLFSSIVYRTADIQKAFFLLLLLVVIGEFFSAPAITLADSAVITILGEDADRYGHQRMFGSLGWGLAMFFVGIALDHSTAFPDHPCGPEKQEKNYSICFATFSVLMGAALISATQITFKYDFSEPPEPQVIKIAQEPTEEERMQNQLAEQLQLPALAASGGGMSSAAPPPQALGAQTKIFAQTTREMPEWVTVLKQFKDLKCASFLFVAWFMGFGIGLIFTFLFWHLQDYGGSPTLFGVASVINHISEIFAYFFSFRLITQIGHVKVLCLGLVGNILRFLYISYLKNPWWVLPFEFMQGITHAAVWAACCSYIAHNTPQHLRSSAQGVLQGLHHGLGRGCGAVIGGMFVNYFGTTATFRGYGVICILVLAGFVFINFYRKEQGFISEIPATEDPHQVAEETAHLAPHGVPSNPIPRALSSTRLNEIGNQNADNGYGTYQTTGGALDVPGGVPHNPFAAPQNNTFGGNQY